A window of Desulfovibrio sp. UIB00 genomic DNA:
GCATGACGGCCTACATGCGCGAGAGCAGGCGGGTGAGGGCGTAATCCATCTTTTCCATGGCCTCCTGCAGCTCGGTTTGTTCCACCCATGGGCGGTTTTCAACATCGGCCATCTTGCCTTTGAACATACCCCACTTGCGTTCCACTTCGTCCGTGAGGAATGTCCAGTTGACGCGGGGATGGGCCTGGGTTTCGTGCTGCACGGTTTCGGTGAGCTGCGGCCCTTCAAGCACCATTTCTTCAAGGTAGGTGGCAATAAGGGGGCGCTTGGCGAATTTTTGTTCAATAAGCCCGGCAAATACGTTCTGGGCCTTTGTTTCACCATGGGTCAGCACCACCTGCGCGCCGTTGCCGGTCAGCGGCTTGAGCCATTCAAGCAGCTGGCTTTGCCCGGCGTGGCCGGAAAATCCGTTGATGGTGAAAATGCGGGCGGCAACATCAATATCTTCGCCAAAGAGCGTGATCTTTTTGGCCTTTTCCACCAGCTTTCGGCCCGGTGTGCCCACGCCCTGATAGCCCACAAAAACAATGCTTGCACCGGGCTTCCAGATATTGTGGCGCAGGTGATGGCGGACGCGGCCCGCGTTGCACATGCCGCTGGCCGAAATGACAATGGCAGGGCCCTTGTAGTCATTGATGGCCTGTGATTCCGCAGCGGAAAGCGTGTAGCGCAGGTTGGGCAGCGAGAATGGATCATCCCCGCCGTTGAGCATTTTGAGCGCTTCATCGTCAAAAAGCTCGCGGTTGCGTTCAAAAACTTCTGTAGCGCGGATGGCCAGGGGGCTGTCCACAAATACGGGCATATCCGCCGGCAGTTTGTTCTGCTTGGCGAGCATGTGCAGGCAGTAGAGCACTTCCTGGGTACGCTCCACGGCAAATGCCGGAATGATTACCTTTTCGCTCTTGCCGTAGCTGTAGGCAATGGCTTCGCCCAGTTCGTCAACGCTGAGGTTTTCGTCCTTGTGGTCACGGTCGCCGTAAGTGGATTCCATGAACACGTAGTCGGCCTTGGGCGGGGTCTCAGGGCTGCGCACAATGAGCGACTGCGGGCGGCCAATGTCGCCCGAAAAGATGAGGCTGGTGGTTTTGCCGTCTTCATCAGCCTCAAGGCGCAAGGAGCCGGAACCAAGAATATGACCAGCGTCATAGTAGATTACGCGGATGCCCGGTGCAGGCTCAAACACCTTGTGGTAATCAACAGTCTGAAAAAGGGTGACCGTTTTTTGGGCATCCTCAACATTGTACAGGGCCGTTGGGGGATTTTTAAGCCCGCGCCGCTGGTATTTGCGCGCTTCCCACAGGGCTTCCATTTCCTGGATGTGGGCGCTGTCCTGCAACATGAGGTCCAGCAGTTCGCTGGTGGCCTTGGTGCAGAAAATGGGACCGGCAAAGCCCTCCTTGACCATCTTGGGCAGCAGGCCGGAGTGGTCGATGTGAGCATGGGTGACAAGAATAAAGTCAATGGCGGTAGGCTGATAAAGTTCAGTTTCGCGGTTGCGGGCTTCAATGGCCTTGTTGCCCTGGTGCATGCCGCAATCAATGCAAAAGCGCTTGCCAGCCGCCTCAACCATATAACATGAACCGGTCACGGTTTGCGCCGCACCCAGAAATTGTACTTTCATTTGTTCCTCCACTGAGGGTTGGCGGCTTGAGAGGCCGCAAGCTCTTTGCTGACCGCGATACAAGGCGGAAAAGACGCAAGGAGACTTTTTTCCATAGCCGCAAGCGCGGCCCAGCGTCAAGCAAGGGGCCAGTCGGTAATGTTCCCGCATTGCCTTTGGCCGAAGGCCCACATATACTGAAAGTTGTCGGCCCATGCGGCGTCTTTTACACGCAGGCCTCCCCCCATACTTCAAGAGGAACAAGGAGCATTCATGCCTGAACTGCAACAGAACATGATTGATGATCTCTCTTCCGTCACCACAGAATCCTGGCGCACCTTCCGCATCATGGCGGAAATGGTGGAGGCGCTTGATACGCTCAACGCGCTCAAGGTCAAATGCATATCCCTTTTTGGTACTGCCCGGTGCAAACCGGATTCGCAGGAATATAAAGATGCTGAAAAAATTTCGCGCCTTCTGGTGGAAGCGGGATTTGGCATCATCAGCGGCGGCGGCCCCGGCATTATGGAAGCCGCCAACAAAGGAGCCTTTAAAGCCAACGGCGTGTCTGTTGGCCTGCACATCCAGTTGCCGCACGAACAGGGTTGCAACCAGTATGTAAAAACACGCTGCAATTTCCGTTACTTTTTCATCCGCAAGTTCATGTTTGTCAAATATGCCATGGCCTACGTGGTCATGCCCGGCGGCATGGGCACCATCGATGAACTCTCAGAGGCTTTTGTGCTGGCCCAGACCGGGCGCACGCGGCCTTTCCCCATCATCTTGTATGATTCAAGCTACTGGAGCGGCCTGCTGGAATGGATGCGCAAGACCATGGCTGCGCGCGGTTTCATCAAGGAAGGCGAAATCGACAAGCTCATTACGGTTTGCGACACGCCCGAAGATGTGGTTGCCCAGCTATGCAGGGTAATTATTTAGCCGCCGCATGAATACGAATAGCTCTGACGTGCGGGCCTTTTCTCCTGCCGGGCCGTTAACGCCGCCCCCGCCGGGTCATACCTGGCAGGGGCTGATGCGGCTGGCTCTGGAAAAGGCCCGCGCCAGCGGCGCTGCAGGCGAGGTGCCCGTGGGGGCGCTGGTGGTGGCTCCGGATGGGCGCATCCTTGCCTGTTGCGGCAATGCGCCCATCAGCGGCAATGATCCCACCGCCCATGCCGAGGTGCTGGCGCTGCGTGCCGCCGGGGCTGCGCTTGGCAACTACAGGCTCAACCAGTGCGTGCTGGTGGTGACGCTTGAACCCTGCGCCATGTGCGCAGCAGCCATAATCCATGCGCGCATTGCAGGGCTTGTGTACGGCGCAGCCGACCCTCTGGCCGGAGCCGTTGTTTCCCGCGCCGAATATTTTGACGCCCAATGCGCCAATCACCGGGTATGGCACATGGGCGGCGTGCTTTCTGAGGAATGCGCCGTATTGCTGCATGATTTTTTTGACCAGCGGCGGGACTAGGCTGGCATGTCGAAATAAAGCAGCGGCGGGTTCTGAATTTTGATCCGCCGCACAACCTGCCACAGGAGCAGTATGCTCGAACTGACAGTATTTATGAGCGGCGCGCTGGTAATGGTGCTTGAAATGGTCGGCGCGCGGGTGTTGGCCCCGCATGTGGGAACCTCCGCCGTTGTGTGGACAAGCCTTATTGGCGTGGTACTGGCCTGCCTTGCCCTGGGCGCATGGGCGGGGGGGCGGCTGGCCGACAAAACCCTTTCCCGGCGAGGGTTGGGCCTGGCCCTGGCAGGGGCTGGCATTGGGAGCGGTCTGACGGCCTTGTGCCATGAGGTCATAGGCCAATGGGTAACGGCAGCCGTGGGCAACCTGTATGCGGCGGCGGTTCTGGCTGCGGTGTGCATTTTTGCTCTGCCCGCATTTTTTTTCGGCATGGTGACGCCCTATGCCATACGCCTGCGCATCGAGAGTGTGGATTCCTCAGGGGCCACCGTGGGCAGGCTGTACGCCCTTTCCACTGCGGGCAGTATTGTGGGAACCTTTCTGGGCGGCTTTATCCTCATCTCCTTTTTGGGCAGCACAAGTATTTTATGGGGTGTGGCTGCGGCCATGCTGGGCCTTTCGCTGTGCAACGGCGGGGGGCACATGCGTTTGCGCCTTGTGCTGCTGGCTGTTTGCGGGCTTATGGCTGTGGTGGCGGCAAGTTATGGCCGCTGGCAGGATGGCAGGGCCATGAGCCATCTTGTGGAAAGCCCCTATAACAGCATTCGCATTTTTGAAGGGGTAGACTGGGCGCAGAACGGCAGGCCCGTACGCCTTATGGCTACTGATCCCGGTTACAGCCAGTCGGGCATGTATCTGGACGCCCCTAATGAACTGTATTTTCGGTACACCCAGTTTTACGCGTTGGGGCCGCATTTTACGCCCCATGCGAACCGGGTGCTCATGCTGGGCGGCGGCGGGTATTCTGTTCCCAAATGGCTGCTTGCAGATAATTCCCCTCTGGCAAAGCCCGAGGCCGCGCGCGTGACCGTGGTGGAACTTGATCCGGCCATGACGGAAACAGCCCGGCGCTGGTTTTCTCTGCGTGATGATCCCCGTCTGAGTGTGCGGCACGAGGACGCCAGGGCTTTTCTGAACCGTCAGCGTGATCAGTACGACTTGGTGTTTGTGGATGTTTTCAACTCGCACTATGCCGTGCCTTTCCAGATGGGAACACGCGAGGCAGCCGCTGGCTTGCGGCGAGCTGTGGCTCCTGGCGGAGTTGTGCTCATGAACGTGATTTCCGCTGTGGAAGGGCCGGATGCCCGCCTGTTTCAGGGGATTTTCAACGCATTGCGCCAGTCTTTTGCCGAGGTGCAGGTGTACTGCGCTGGCGGCGAAGCACCCGACAAGCTGCAAAACCTTATGGTTGCCGCTTTTCCCGAGCAGCGGCCAGGCACCCCGACGGGCGCGCTGCCATCCCTGGCGGCAGCAGACACAGAAAATGCCCATTCAGGGGGCTTGCGCCTTGCCGACATGCTGGCAAGCAGGTACACGGGTGCAGCCCTCTTTGCCACCCCCGCGCTTACGGATGATTTTGCCCCGGTGGAACGTTACACGCTGGTTTTGTTGCGTCAGTAGGCGCACAGGCGACAGTGCTTGCAGATGGCAGAGGAAAAAGCTAAGCTGAAGCTCTAACGTGAGGGAGGCGCATATGGACAATAGTGTTGTCAAACCCGTCAATCCCAATGACCTTGTGCTGGATATCGTTGGAAGAAAATATGTGAGCGGCAGTTCTCTGACCACGGCGGAAGAACTGATGGCTCTTTCTGCCTCTGCTGGCGAGATGGCCAAAAATTATGGCCCAGGCCCCGCTGAAATGGTGTTGAAGAAGCCGGAACTGCCGGAAAGCGTCAAGGGGATTCTGGTCGAACACGCAGGGTAAGTTTTTTGCCAAAAGCGCTACTGCCCGCCGATGCTGGATGGCCGCAAGGCCCGGAAGGTAAGGCTTGGCCCTTGCTTGCTGTTACTACGTTACTAATGCCTACTTGGGGGGCTTTTTTTGAACGAAACAATTGATGATCTCACAGTGCAGTTTGAGGAAAACGGTCAGGTTATCGTTAACGAACTGGACAAAGTTGTGCTGAGCAAGGGCGCATGGACCACCATCCTTTTTCGCTATCAGCAGTGGCAGCCGGAAAAAGACTGTTTTGGCCCGGACATGTATGTTATCCGTCGCTACAAAAAGGCGGGGGGCGAATACCGCCAGCAGTCCAAATTCAATATTTCCAGCGCGGATCAGGCCCGCAAGATCGTTGACGCCCTGAGCTCCTGGATCAATTAGACAAAGCCTCGGCGGAGCGGGCAGCTACAGCTTTTGCCAATACGCTCCGCGTTTGACCTGAAAAATGCATACCTCCTGCGCGTGAACCGTTCACTTGCAGCTTGCAGTGTATTTAACCATTGTACATATGGCAAAAGCCGACTCTCTTTGGAGCGTCGGCTTTTTTTGTGGAGCAGGGCTGAGGTTGGCAGTACAAAAGCTCATAAAAAAGCTTTTGTACTGCCATGCGCAGGAAGCGCCCCGGTTTATCAGGGCGCTTCGCGCAGGAGGAGGGAAGGGTATACGCCCATGTGGCAGCATCGGCGTATACGCAGCTGTGGCTGCGGAGGCAATGGTTGCGGCGTAGTTGCGGCCTGTCCGCTACCATTATGTATGTTGAAACATATCGGAGGGGGCGTTAGCTTTGCGTTAAGGATTATCGGCAGCCTGCTGTTGCAGACGCATATCGGCTGACGGGCAGGCAATGCACTGCAAAAACTCCCTGCCAAGCTCCGCTGAAAAAATCGGATTGCTGTATGGGTATAGCGGTACCGAATTTTAGCGGGTATTCCTTATCCAAAAAATACAGTATACCCGCATTTCGTGCCAAACAAAATTGAGAAAGCTGAAGTTTGGCAAAAAACACTGCGAACAGGTAGGGAAATGCGGTGTCGCCAGCGGGCAGGCCCAGTTTTTTGCTTGAAAAAAATAATATCTGTTGACATTGAAAATGCCCCAAACTATGTTCGGGCAATCACTGATTGGGTATAGTAAATTTTTTTGCAGAGGCTTTACATGGGTAAGGCTCCAAGCGGAAAGTCTACCTCCCGTAATCTCTGGAGTCCTTAATGGCTACTTCTATCTACGTCGGCAATCTGCCCTGGTCCGCCACTCAGGAAGGCGTTGAATCCCTGTTCAGCCCCTACGGCGAAGTTCTTTCCGTGAAGCTCGTTTCCGACCGCGAAACCGGCCGCGCCCGTGGCTTTGGCTTTGTGGAAATGGAAGACGCCGACGCCATCAACGCCATTGCCGCTCTTGACGGCAAGGAATTTGACGGCCGCGCCCTTCGCATCAACAAGGCTGAGCCCAAAAAGCCCGCCCCCCGTCGCTGGTAGTCGACCAAATTCGTTTGATATGGAAGGCCGCGAGAAATCGCGGCCTTCTTTTTGTCTTAAAAGCAGCCGAAGGATGATGGTTTGTTTGCCGGGCTGGTGCGCGCAGCAAAAGGGCGGCTTGGAGTCAATGGTTAAGGAACAACGGCCTGCCTGAGTCAGCCATCAGAACGGCTCATGCGGTAGCCGATGCCCACGTGGGTGCGGATGCAATCACATTGTGGCGAGGCGGCCTCCAGTTTTTTGCGCAAGGTTGCCATAAACACGCGCAATGAAGGAAGCGACTGCGGCAGGGCACTGCCCCACACGGCCTGCAAGATTGTTTTGTGCGTAAGCACCTTGCCCACATTGTTTGCGAGCAGGCACAGCAGTTTGTATTCCATGGGCGCAAGATGCACCTGTTGCCCGGCAACGCTGACGCACCCTGCGGCAAAATCAATACGCAGATCGCCATTCTCAAAGCTGCTTTCGCTGCGGCCCATGTGCCCGCGTTCATACCGAACGCGCCGCAGGGCGGCACGCAGCCGGGCCAGCAATTCATCAACGCTGAAAGGTTTGGTAAGGTAGTCATCCGCGCCTGCGTCCAGCGCGGCTACCTTGTCGTCATCTTCGCTGCGGGCGCTCAGCACAATAATGGGCAGCATGGACCATTGGCGCACCGCCCGGATGATATCCACGCCGTCCATGTCCGGCAGGCCCAGATCAAGCAGTATGACATCGGGATTGGCCCGCGAGGCCTCTGCAAGGGCCTCGCGCCCGGTGGCGGCGGTCAAAAAGGATATGCCGTGGCTCTCAAGCGTGGTTGTCACAAGCGCGCGGATGACCTTGTCATCTTCCACCACAAGAATACGCTCGGGAATTCCGTTGGCGTTCTGGTCTGCCGGAGTGGTCGCTAAGGGCGGATTTTGCGGCATGGATATTCCTTCTGTCAGGCCGGTAGGGTGAAATATTCCATCTCGCGCGGCAAGGCCATGGAAAAAACCGCGCCATGCGGGGTGTTGGAAAATACCTCAATGCTCCCGCCGTGGGCCTGAACAATACTGCGGCAGAGGGCCAGCCCAAGCCCCATGCCTCGGCGGCCATCACCATTTTTTATGGCTGCGGAGTGGAACATGTCAAAAATGCGGTTCTGTTCCGCTTCTGAAATTCCCGGGCCATTGTCGGCAACTTCCAGCCTGACCCACGGCCCGTCAGCCCTTGCCCGTATGCGGATGGCTGTTCCCTCTGGCGTGTGTTTGACGGCATTGTCCAGCAGATTGACCAGTACCTGCACCATGAGCCGGGCGTCAATGCGGGCCATGAGCATGCCTTCAGGCATTTCCGCGCGCAGATCGTGGTGCGCTGCACGGCGGCTGGTGATCTGCACAGCCTCGGCAATGACATCTTCAAGCAGCTCCGGCTCAAGGCGAAGGGTAAAATCCTGTTGCTCAAGCCGGGTGAGGGCCAGCAGGTTTTCCACCATGCCCACAAGGTAGCGGGCTTCCTCTTCAATGGAAGAGGCAATCGCCGCATTGCGCTCTGGCGAGCCGGATCCGCCCTGCCCGGCGAGGATGGCGGCATTGCCGCAGATGCCTGTGAGCGGCGTGCGCAGATCGTGCGATATGGAGCGCAGCACATCGGCGCGCAGTTTTTCCTGCTGCGCGAGCACGGCAATACTGGCGTTGGCCTTCGTGAGTCGTTCCTTTTCCAACGCCAGCGCGCATTCCCCAGCCAGCGCCAGAACAAGGTTTT
This region includes:
- a CDS encoding TIGR00730 family Rossman fold protein; the encoded protein is MPELQQNMIDDLSSVTTESWRTFRIMAEMVEALDTLNALKVKCISLFGTARCKPDSQEYKDAEKISRLLVEAGFGIISGGGPGIMEAANKGAFKANGVSVGLHIQLPHEQGCNQYVKTRCNFRYFFIRKFMFVKYAMAYVVMPGGMGTIDELSEAFVLAQTGRTRPFPIILYDSSYWSGLLEWMRKTMAARGFIKEGEIDKLITVCDTPEDVVAQLCRVII
- a CDS encoding RNA-binding protein, whose translation is MATSIYVGNLPWSATQEGVESLFSPYGEVLSVKLVSDRETGRARGFGFVEMEDADAINAIAALDGKEFDGRALRINKAEPKKPAPRRW
- the tadA gene encoding tRNA adenosine(34) deaminase TadA, translated to MNTNSSDVRAFSPAGPLTPPPPGHTWQGLMRLALEKARASGAAGEVPVGALVVAPDGRILACCGNAPISGNDPTAHAEVLALRAAGAALGNYRLNQCVLVVTLEPCAMCAAAIIHARIAGLVYGAADPLAGAVVSRAEYFDAQCANHRVWHMGGVLSEECAVLLHDFFDQRRD
- a CDS encoding response regulator transcription factor; the protein is MPQNPPLATTPADQNANGIPERILVVEDDKVIRALVTTTLESHGISFLTAATGREALAEASRANPDVILLDLGLPDMDGVDIIRAVRQWSMLPIIVLSARSEDDDKVAALDAGADDYLTKPFSVDELLARLRAALRRVRYERGHMGRSESSFENGDLRIDFAAGCVSVAGQQVHLAPMEYKLLCLLANNVGKVLTHKTILQAVWGSALPQSLPSLRVFMATLRKKLEAASPQCDCIRTHVGIGYRMSRSDG
- a CDS encoding MBL fold metallo-hydrolase; the protein is MKVQFLGAAQTVTGSCYMVEAAGKRFCIDCGMHQGNKAIEARNRETELYQPTAIDFILVTHAHIDHSGLLPKMVKEGFAGPIFCTKATSELLDLMLQDSAHIQEMEALWEARKYQRRGLKNPPTALYNVEDAQKTVTLFQTVDYHKVFEPAPGIRVIYYDAGHILGSGSLRLEADEDGKTTSLIFSGDIGRPQSLIVRSPETPPKADYVFMESTYGDRDHKDENLSVDELGEAIAYSYGKSEKVIIPAFAVERTQEVLYCLHMLAKQNKLPADMPVFVDSPLAIRATEVFERNRELFDDEALKMLNGGDDPFSLPNLRYTLSAAESQAINDYKGPAIVISASGMCNAGRVRHHLRHNIWKPGASIVFVGYQGVGTPGRKLVEKAKKITLFGEDIDVAARIFTINGFSGHAGQSQLLEWLKPLTGNGAQVVLTHGETKAQNVFAGLIEQKFAKRPLIATYLEEMVLEGPQLTETVQHETQAHPRVNWTFLTDEVERKWGMFKGKMADVENRPWVEQTELQEAMEKMDYALTRLLSRM
- a CDS encoding fused MFS/spermidine synthase yields the protein MLELTVFMSGALVMVLEMVGARVLAPHVGTSAVVWTSLIGVVLACLALGAWAGGRLADKTLSRRGLGLALAGAGIGSGLTALCHEVIGQWVTAAVGNLYAAAVLAAVCIFALPAFFFGMVTPYAIRLRIESVDSSGATVGRLYALSTAGSIVGTFLGGFILISFLGSTSILWGVAAAMLGLSLCNGGGHMRLRLVLLAVCGLMAVVAASYGRWQDGRAMSHLVESPYNSIRIFEGVDWAQNGRPVRLMATDPGYSQSGMYLDAPNELYFRYTQFYALGPHFTPHANRVLMLGGGGYSVPKWLLADNSPLAKPEAARVTVVELDPAMTETARRWFSLRDDPRLSVRHEDARAFLNRQRDQYDLVFVDVFNSHYAVPFQMGTREAAAGLRRAVAPGGVVLMNVISAVEGPDARLFQGIFNALRQSFAEVQVYCAGGEAPDKLQNLMVAAFPEQRPGTPTGALPSLAAADTENAHSGGLRLADMLASRYTGAALFATPALTDDFAPVERYTLVLLRQ